The genomic window GATCGCTAGAAACGTTCGCTTTACCAACGACCCCTTCTCACCGCCAGAGTTAGAGGTACGGGCAGACACAGCTAGATTCAGAAGAATTTCGCCGCTTGTAGATGAAATTACCAGCACCAATTCCCGCCTAGTTTTCGATCAGGGGTTCTCCATTCCCATATTTCAAGATCGCAGACTGATTGACCGGAGAGAGCGCGAACCTGGTATCGTTACTTTCGGATATGATGATGGCGATCGCGGTGGTGTGTTTGCCGAGCGCACCTTTCAACTTATTTCCACTGACAAGATTTTATTTCGCGTCACACCGCAGTATTTTATCCAGAAAGCAATTACTGAGGGCGACTACATCGATCCATCGGTGTTTGGTGTCCGGTCTAGGCTGGATGCCACCCTGAGTCCCACTACCACTTTGAGGGGGACGGCAGTTTTCACCAGTCTAGATCCCGAAGAGATAGCAGAAGACGAGTTGCGGGCGAGTCTGCGCTTGCGCCAGACCATCGGCACCCGTTACCCGCACACCCTGAACCTGGAATATAGCTATCGCGATCGCCTCTTCAACGGCTCCCTTGGCTTTCAAACCGTCCAGAGTAGTATAGGCGCAGTCCTAACTTCCCCTGTAATTCCTCTAGGAAACACAGGCATCAACCTCAGCTATCAAGCAGGCGCTCAAATTATTAACGCCGACACCGACCGCATAGACTTGCTCGACCCGGTGCGGACAAATAACCGCGTTACTCTCAATCGCTACCAAGGTAGTGCGACCCTTAGCCGTGCTTTTACACTGTGGCGGGGTGAAGCGTTACCCGCCACCCCTACCGAAGGATTGCGATATACACCAGTACCAATTGTTCCCTACCTGCAACTGACTACCAGCGCTACTGGCGTATATAGTGGTTACAGCAGTAGCGATACCCAAGCATCCTTGAGTGCGGACATCGGACTACAAGGGCAAATTGGTCATTTTTCTAAGCCTTTCTTAGATTACACCGGGTTTAATGTCAGCTTGTCTCAAATTGCCCGCAATGGCACATCGCCTTTCTTGTTTGACCGTTTAGTTGATACTCAAGTCCTTTACGCTGGTATCACCCAGCAAATTTATGGCCCATTTCGCGCTGGTTTTCAAACAGCCATTAGTTTAGATACTGGTGAGAGCATCAGTACCGACTATTTTCTGGAATACAGCCGCCGCACCTACAACGTCATCTTGCGTTATAACCCAGTCCTAGAGTTGGGTTCCATCAGCTTGCGGATTAATGACTTCAACTGG from Funiculus sociatus GB2-C1 includes these protein-coding regions:
- a CDS encoding DUF3769 domain-containing protein produces the protein MPQPVPPPEPPSIVSTSQPGEFAPLAASTPTLFSVPTRTMQTGAVAAPTPPETLPPESSSSISIPKRSAVLLGSPISVGHSVVGAKQPPASQELQARNRNSENKTQPVKERAAAPVLQKSLSVSQLPSVDQQPKEPPPEPNPRESEDDRLSPLPPSEETGRESEDDRLPLKLPPETPRESDTPVSPSPLEGEPWSEEELVPVSPPRKTQTQQPSPVTPTTGSNGSVVELTSDRQEYEVDRQVVTAEGDVLLRYQGSVVDADRVQLNLPNRIVVGEGNIALKRGAQTIRGDRLEYFFAQDSGFVLNASGEIYQPTAGTDFSGPLPNDTRAFARPLSDRILANQPLSNISSPGGFGAVFGAGRTIQNQSAFQQGGTLNRLRFQADRIDFDSEGAIARNVRFTNDPFSPPELEVRADTARFRRISPLVDEITSTNSRLVFDQGFSIPIFQDRRLIDRREREPGIVTFGYDDGDRGGVFAERTFQLISTDKILFRVTPQYFIQKAITEGDYIDPSVFGVRSRLDATLSPTTTLRGTAVFTSLDPEEIAEDELRASLRLRQTIGTRYPHTLNLEYSYRDRLFNGSLGFQTVQSSIGAVLTSPVIPLGNTGINLSYQAGAQIINADTDRIDLLDPVRTNNRVTLNRYQGSATLSRAFTLWRGEALPATPTEGLRYTPVPIVPYLQLTTSATGVYSGYSSSDTQASLSADIGLQGQIGHFSKPFLDYTGFNVSLSQIARNGTSPFLFDRLVDTQVLYAGITQQIYGPFRAGFQTAISLDTGESISTDYFLEYSRRTYNVILRYNPVLELGSISLRINDFNWLGNPDPFPGSGVRPVIQGVPATD